In Marivirga salinae, a single window of DNA contains:
- a CDS encoding shikimate dehydrogenase family protein has product MKVSINPTTQFVFSTSGSANSIEKHNTALQKLGLNLVYFTFPYNIEAEEYAELLRSPISRGGAVTGKDGLKSNIIPYLDEVEENAKKTLAVNTVVNKKGKLHGYNTDAIGLISALENALKSSSHSIKTAVIYGNGGVSGVAYHVLKELGLKVMLTGRNAEKVKAKKGDLGITDEDFSGPYDLVVDATPISSSPHFMEARGFPELLDGCKMIFSHNMPEKDNQFNYLKSYCEKNNIEFIPGSAMYKAQLIRQYQLFIGNISEEKIIESWDL; this is encoded by the coding sequence ATGAAAGTTTCTATAAATCCAACTACCCAATTCGTTTTCTCCACCTCAGGAAGCGCTAATTCTATTGAGAAACATAATACAGCTCTTCAAAAATTAGGATTGAATTTGGTGTATTTCACTTTCCCATATAACATTGAAGCCGAAGAATATGCTGAACTCCTACGATCTCCAATTTCAAGAGGCGGAGCAGTTACAGGAAAAGACGGACTGAAATCCAACATTATTCCTTATCTGGATGAAGTGGAAGAAAACGCAAAAAAAACTTTGGCAGTGAATACTGTGGTGAATAAAAAAGGAAAACTACATGGCTACAATACAGATGCGATCGGCTTAATATCTGCTTTAGAGAATGCTTTAAAATCAAGTTCTCATTCCATTAAAACAGCCGTGATTTATGGAAATGGTGGAGTTTCCGGAGTTGCATACCATGTGTTGAAAGAATTGGGATTGAAAGTAATGCTGACTGGCAGAAATGCTGAAAAAGTGAAAGCTAAAAAGGGTGATTTAGGGATCACCGATGAAGATTTTAGTGGTCCTTATGATTTGGTAGTAGATGCTACCCCCATTTCATCAAGTCCTCATTTTATGGAAGCTAGAGGATTTCCGGAACTTTTGGATGGTTGTAAAATGATTTTCAGTCATAATATGCCTGAAAAAGATAATCAATTCAATTATTTGAAATCTTATTGCGAAAAAAATAATATTGAATTCATTCCGGGTAGTGCCATGTATAAAGCCCAATTAATTCGTCAGTATCAGTTATTTATAGGTAATATTTCCGAAGAAAAGATTATTGAAAGCTGGGATCTATGA
- a CDS encoding KdsC family phosphatase produces MDLLKRNIEAYLAREKKSIADFLTEFNITRLDQLSLGDFKLFCAENELDYANMLCRPMFVDKAKIKDIKLLILDVDGVMTDAGMFFTESGDQFKKYNAKDGMVIKALERYGIQAGIISSAHKIEMVKVRAEMLNIKHLYVGSDPKINILLDWCKKLDIKLSEVAIIGDDINDLAVMKAVGFSACPADAVLKVKETVDLVLHTKGGQGCIREFIDFYLLDEPVEKQ; encoded by the coding sequence ATGGACTTACTAAAAAGAAATATTGAAGCATATCTAGCCAGAGAAAAAAAATCCATCGCTGATTTTCTAACAGAATTCAACATTACTCGATTAGATCAACTTTCATTGGGTGATTTCAAGCTTTTCTGTGCTGAAAATGAACTTGATTATGCCAATATGTTGTGCCGACCTATGTTTGTTGATAAAGCAAAAATAAAAGACATAAAGCTTCTGATTTTAGATGTGGATGGGGTGATGACTGATGCCGGGATGTTTTTTACTGAAAGCGGAGATCAGTTCAAAAAATACAATGCCAAAGACGGCATGGTAATCAAAGCACTTGAAAGATATGGAATTCAAGCCGGTATAATTTCTTCCGCTCATAAAATTGAAATGGTAAAAGTCCGTGCGGAAATGCTGAATATCAAACATCTATACGTGGGAAGCGATCCTAAAATCAACATCTTACTAGATTGGTGCAAAAAATTAGATATCAAATTATCCGAAGTAGCCATTATTGGTGATGACATCAACGATTTAGCTGTAATGAAAGCAGTAGGATTTTCAGCTTGTCCTGCTGATGCTGTATTAAAAGTAAAAGAAACCGTGGATTTAGTTTTACATACCAAAGGCGGGCAAGGATGCATTCGAGAATTTATTGATTTTTATCTTTTAGATGAACCTGTGGAAAAGCAGTAA